The Erinaceus europaeus chromosome 16, mEriEur2.1, whole genome shotgun sequence genome includes a window with the following:
- the LOC103112309 gene encoding olfactory receptor 4F15-like — protein MGGRNHSWIPEIVFVGLTSSLEMQLVLFLVFSVFYVAGILGNILIVLTVISDYHLHSPMYFLLANLSFIDIWVSSIAAPKMIYDLFNERKAISFQGCIAQMFFIHVIGGTEMVLLIAMALDRYVAICRPLHYLVIMNFRTCILLSVAAWTIGLIHSLIQLLFVVDLPFCGSNEIDSFYCDLPRFIRLACTDTYRLELMITANSGFISLGTFLILMISYIFILVTVWQRTSSGLSKALSTLSAHITVVVLFFGPCIFVYSWPFPTVPVDKFLAIFDVFVTPFLNPAIYTFRNKEMKVAMSRIFSQLWSFRKLF, from the coding sequence ATGGGGGGAAGAAATCATTCGTGGATACCTGAGATTGTGTTTGTGGGACTCACCAGTTCTTTGGAGATGCAGCTTGTCCTTTTCCTagttttctctgtgttctatgtAGCAGGCATTCTAGGTAACATTCTCATTGTGCTCACAGTGATCTCTGACTACCATTTACACTCCCCCATGTACTTCCTACTGGCCAACCTCTCCTTTATTGACATTTGGGTTTCCTCCATTGCAGCTCCCAAGATGATTTACGATCTTTTCAATGAGAGGAAAGCAATCTCCTTCCAAGGCTGCATTGCTCAGATGTTCTTCATTCATGTTATTGGAGGAACTGAGATGGTTCTGCTCATTGCCATGGCCCTTGACCGTTACGTTGCCATATGTAGGCCTCTCCACTACTTGGTCATCATGAACTTCAGAACTTGTATTTTGCTCTCGGTTGCTGCCTGGACCATTGGACTCATCCATTCATTGATCCAGCTTCTATTTGTTGTGGACTTACCATTCTGTGGCTCCAATGAGATAGACAGCTTTTATTGTGATCTTCCTCGATTTATTAGGCTTGCCTGCACAGATACTTACAGATTGGAGTTAATGATCACTGCCAATAGTGGCTTCATCTCCCTGGGAACTTTTCTCATCTTGATGATCTCCTATATCTTCATTTTGGTGACAGTTTGGCAACGTACTTCCAGTGGCTTGTCTAAGGCCCTGTCTACACTGTCAGCTCACATTACAGTAGTGGTCTTATTTTTTGGTCCGTGTATCTTTGTGTACTCATGGCCATTTCCCACAGTGCCAGTGGATAAATTCCTTGCCATCTTTGATGTGTTTGTCACTCCATTCCTGAACCCTGCAATTTACACTTTtaggaataaagaaatgaaggtggCAATGAGTAGAATATTCAGTCAGTTATGGAGTTTCAGGAAActcttttaa
- the LOC103112307 gene encoding olfactory receptor 4F6-like produces the protein MDGENDSVVSEFILIGFSTSWEMHLFLFWFFTVFYMGIILGNLLILFTVIIDSHLHSPMYFLLANLSLFDLGLSSTTVPKLISDLFTNCSIISFPKCMIQIFFIHVVGGAEMVLLIAMAYDRYTAICKPLHYMTIMSPRMCVSFVVAAWIVGIIHAVSQFFVVIDLPFCGPNKVDSFYCDFPRVMKLACVDTYKLEFVIIANSGLISMVTFFSLIISYIFILVTVWKRSSGDLSKAFVTLSAHITVVILVFMPCMFLYIWPFPTTPLDKYLFIFDFAITPLLNPAIYTLRNKDMIVAMRRLGKRIVSSSSTA, from the coding sequence ATGGATGGAGAAAATGACTCTGTGGTATCTGAATTTATATTGATTGGATTTTCAACCTCATGGGAGatgcatctttttctcttttggttcTTCACTGTGTTCTACATGGGAATCATCCTAGGAAACCTTCTCATTCTGTTCACAGTAATTATTGACTCTCACTTACACTCCCCCATGTATTTCCTACTAGCCAACCTCTCTCTTTTTGATCTAGGACTTTCCTCCACCACAGTGCCCAAATTGATCTCTGATCTTTTCACTAACTGCAGCATCATTTCTTTTCCAAAATGTATGATACAGATATTTTTTATCCATGTTGTGGGTGGAGCTGAGATGGTGCTACTCATAGCCATGGCATATGACAGGTACACAGCCATCTGCAAGCCTCTCCACTATATGACCATCATGAGCCCCAGAATGTGTGTTTCCTTTGTAGTAGCTGCATGGATAGTGGGGATAATCCATGCTGTATCTCAGTTCTTTGTTGTCATAGACTTGCCTTTTTGTGGCCCCAATAAAGTAGATAGTTTTTATTGCGATTTTCCTCGAGTTATGAAACTTGCTTGTGTAGACACTTACAAACTAGAGTTTGTAATCATTGCTAACAGTGGGCTAATATCCATGGTAACTTTCTTCTCCTTAATTATATCCTACATCTTCATTCTGGTCACTGTCTGGAAACGTTCCTCGGGGGATTTATCCAAAGCGTTTGTCACATTGTCAGCTCACATCACTGTGGTCATTTTGGTTTTTATGCCTTGTATGTTTCTCTATATCTGGCCTTTCCCTACCACACCACTGGATAAGTATTTGTTCATTTTTGACTTTGCTATCACACCTCTCTTGAACCCTGCCATTTATACCTTAAGAAACAAAGATATGATAGTGGCCATGAGGAGACTGGGCAAAAGAATTGTGAGTTCTAGCAGTACTGCATAA